One window of the Camelus ferus isolate YT-003-E chromosome 12, BCGSAC_Cfer_1.0, whole genome shotgun sequence genome contains the following:
- the RIBC2 gene encoding RIB43A-like with coiled-coils protein 2: MEVVQPKDLEKYYGLAKRSHAELCRQKRIFNARNRIIGGDTEAWDAQVCDQKIKEATEKARQETFAAEMRQNDKIKCILENRERRDRKNLCKAISDFQQSFQKPESRREFDLSDPLALKKDLPAWQSDLHARNTISGMQKFMGEDLNSHERKKFQQEQNREWSLQQQREWKIAQADQKCAEDLYMKTRLQFDETAKHLQTLESTTRKAVCVAVKEFNKSQALESVEKKIQEKKQEQEDNLAEISSLLRGDLLSENPQQAASSFGPHRVVPDRWKGMTQEQLEQIRLIQKQQVQEKLRLQEEERQRDMDWDQRRFQRARATLLLERQRQRQQRDLRRALDCSNLSLAKEQLLQRKYMKDVCTNHPTEDYFTQFNTSSR; this comes from the exons ATGGAGGTAGTGCAACCCAAGGACCTGGAGAAGTACTATGGCCTGGCCAAAAGGAGTCATGCGGAGCTGTGCAGACAGAAACGAATCTTCAATGCCAGGAACAGGATCATTGGG GGTGACACAGAAGCCTGGGATGCTCAGGTTTGTGACCAGAAGATAAAAGAAGCTACTGAAAAAGCTAGACAGGAAACCTTTG CTGCTGAAATGAGGCAAAATGACAAGATCAAGTGCATATTAGAAAACCGGGAAAGGAGAGATAGGAAAAATCTCTGTAAAGCTATCAGTGACTTCCAACAGAGCTTCCAGAAGCCAGAAAGTCGCCGTGAATTTGACCTCTCTGACCCCCTCGCCCTTAAGAAAGATCTTCCAGCCTGGCAGTCAGATCTCCATGCTCGGAATACAATATCAGGGATGCAGAAATTCATGGGAGAGGATTTAAACTCCCACGAGAGGAAGAAATTCCAacaggaacaaaacagagaatgGTCCTTGCAACAGCAAAGGGAATGGAAGATTGCCCAGGCCGACCAAAAATGCGCAG AGGACCTCTACATGAAGACAAGGCTGCAGTTTGACGAAACTGCCAAGCATTTACAGACTCTGGAAAGCACCACAAGAAAGGCGGTTTGTGTCGCTGTGAAAGAATTCAACAAGAGCCAG GCCTTGGAgtcagtggaaaagaaaattcaagagaaaaaacaagaacaagagGACAATCTGGCCGAGATCTCCAGCCTGCTGCGAGGGGACCTGCTCTCGGAGAACCCGCAGCAGGCTGCCAGCTCCTTCGGGCCCCATCGCGTGGTCCCTGACCGCTGGAAGGGCATGACGCAGGAGCAGCTGGAGCAGATCCGCCTGATTCAGAAACAGCAAGTCCAGGAGAAGCTG aggctccaggaagAAGAGCGCCAGCGAGACATGGACTGGGACCAGCGGAGGTTTCAGAGGGCTCGCGCCACCTTGCTGTTGGAGCGCCAGCGGCAGCGCCAGCAGCGTGACCTGCGCAGAGCCCTGGACTGCAGCAACCTCAGCCTGGCCAAGGAGCAGCTCCTGCA GAGAAAATACATGAAGGATGTCTGTACAAATCATCCCACTGAAGATTATTTCACACAATTTAATACAAGCAGtcgttaa